From Rana temporaria chromosome 7, aRanTem1.1, whole genome shotgun sequence, the proteins below share one genomic window:
- the LOC120944794 gene encoding hyaluronidase-2-like: MTTHSDLSWVLWGVLIMATEVSTDIDKPTVPPMFSGHPFMVAWNAPTQDCQRRFNVSLDLRLFNLNSSPSEGIVDQNLTIFYKERLGLYPYYDKNNVSINGGVPQNVSLQAHLDQMWDGINKYMTSFNKTGLGVIDWEEWRPIWIRNWQMKDIYRQASRQLVASRYPDWTAEEVNKEAQYRFENAAREFMVETLRYAKGLRPNQLWGYYLFPDCYNHDYLTNWDSYTGKCPDVDMARNDQLWWMWEESTALYPSIYLEPPLSSSVNGLKFVHYRVKEAMRIASQHTGYSPPVLVYARPTYKENLNLLSQMDLISTIGESAAQGVAGVIFWGDADYAKNKETCQSMKSFLDEDLGQYLVNVTAAASLCSQALCGGNGRCLRQPNVADAFLHLNSTNFRIVRAPPGSNASVPMWAEGRLSPEDIALLNAHFECQCYLDSPGCGFQNRMYNGAESMGPSRGHVCSWVFISLLVVILEWR, encoded by the exons ATGACAACCCACTCCGACCTCTCCTGGGTCCTATGGGGTGTCCTTATTATGGCAACTGAGGTCAGCACCGACATAGACAAGCCCACCGTTCCTCCCATGTTTAGTGGTCACCCATTCATGGTGGCGTGGAATGCGCCCACACAAGACTGCCAGCGCCGATTCAATGTGTCTCTTGACCTTCGACTCTTCAACCTCAATTCTTCCCCTAGTGAGGGGATTGTAGACCAGAATCTCACCATCTTCTACAAGGAGCGCCTGGGGCTCTACCCTTACTACGACAAGAACAACGTATCCATCAATGGAGGCGTGCCCCAGAATGTCAGTCTGCAGGCTCACCTGGATCAGATGTGGGATGGAATCAACAAATACATGACgtcatttaataaaactggactgGGGGTCATTGACTGGGAAGAATGGAGACCCATTTGGATTCGGAACTGGCAGATGAAGGACATATACCGGCAAGCTTCCCGCCAGCTGGTGGCCTCTCGTTATCCAGACTGGACGGCCGAAGAGGTGAACAAGGAGGCTCAGTATCGATTTGAAAACGCCGCCCGCGAGTTCATGGTAGAAACGCTGCGATACGCCAAGGGCCTTCGACCCAACCAACTCTGGGGATACTACCTGTTCCCAGATTGCTACAACCACGACTACCTGACCAACTGGGATAGTTATACTGGTAAGTGCCCCGATGTGGATATGGCACGCAATGACCAATTATGGTGGATGTGGGAGGAGAGTACCGCCCTTTATCCATCCATCTACCTGGAACCTCCTCTCAGCAGTTCTGTAAACGGGCTCAAATTTGTTCACTATCGGGTGAAAGAGGCCATGAGGATCGCTTCACAACACACAGGGTACTCTCCTCCTGTCCTTGTGTACGCAAGACCCACCTACAAAGAAAACCTCAACCTTCTCTCCCAG ATGGATCTCATTTCTACCATCGGGGAGAGTGCGGCACAGGGTGTTGCCGGGGTGATATTCTGGGGTGACGCAGACTACGCCAAGAACAAG GAAACCTGCCAGAGTATGAAATCATTCCTGGATGAAGATTTGGGTCAATACCTCGTGAATGTCACCGCCGCGGCCTCCCTCTGCAGTCAGGCACTGTGCGGCGGAAACGGCCGCTGTCTGCGACAACCCAATGTCGCCGATGCCTTTCTACATCTCAACTCCACCAACTTCCGCATCGTGAGGGCGCCGCCGGGGTCCAACGCGTCTGTTCCGATGTGGGCGGAGGGCCGGCTGTCACCGGAGGACATTGCTCTTCTAAACGCACACTTCGAATGTCAGTGTTACCTGGACTCTCCTGGCTGCGGCTTTCAGAACCGTATGTACAATGGCGCGGAATCCATGGGGCCCTCCAGGGGCCACGTATGTTCCTGGGTATTCATTTCTCTACTGGTTGTAATACTGGAATGGAGATAA